From Bacillus alveayuensis, one genomic window encodes:
- a CDS encoding uncharacterized membrane protein YgaE (UPF0421/DUF939 family) (product_source=COG4129; cog=COG4129; pfam=PF06081; superfamily=47807; transmembrane_helix_parts=Inside_1_23,TMhelix_24_46,Outside_47_55,TMhelix_56_78,Inside_79_84,TMhelix_85_116,Outside_117_125,TMhelix_126_148,Inside_149_365), translating to MTYRNDMKLGARILKTGIAITMALTLATLLQLPSPAFAGIAAIFAVQPSIYKSYQTVIEQIQANIIGAVIAVLFGLFFGSNPFMVGLVAVIIISICLKLKLENTISIALVTAIAILEATGENFTFVAGSRFLTILLGVLSAFIVNLVFMPPKYEARLYYKISNITEEIIKWIRMSLRQASEYGTLKGDIDRIKDQLIKLDQLFLLYKEERTYSKAKIYPKSRKLVLYRQLITTTNRAFYTLRKLHRLENELHQTPIEFQEILIAELDVLLNHHEQALLKFAKKIKADKTSEILLKNTFHKENLVQTFLNYEKNCKDTSCFHNLLPLVASIIDYHDHLEHLNTLINSYQHFHKKENDLSITDEIKT from the coding sequence ATGACATATCGTAACGACATGAAACTTGGAGCCCGTATTTTAAAAACTGGGATTGCCATTACGATGGCTTTAACATTAGCAACACTGTTACAACTTCCGTCACCAGCCTTTGCTGGAATTGCAGCGATATTCGCTGTTCAACCATCTATTTACAAATCTTATCAGACTGTAATCGAACAAATTCAGGCAAATATTATTGGTGCAGTAATTGCCGTATTGTTCGGTCTTTTTTTCGGTTCCAATCCGTTTATGGTTGGATTAGTTGCTGTCATCATTATTTCAATTTGTTTAAAATTAAAATTGGAAAATACGATATCCATTGCTCTCGTAACAGCGATCGCCATTTTAGAAGCAACAGGAGAGAATTTTACATTTGTGGCAGGAAGTCGTTTCTTAACAATTTTGCTCGGAGTGTTATCTGCCTTTATTGTCAATTTAGTGTTTATGCCACCGAAATATGAAGCAAGATTATATTATAAAATTTCTAATATCACGGAAGAAATTATTAAATGGATTAGAATGAGCCTTCGGCAAGCCTCCGAATATGGAACATTAAAAGGAGATATTGATCGTATAAAGGATCAACTGATTAAACTTGATCAGCTATTTTTGCTTTATAAAGAAGAAAGAACTTATTCGAAAGCGAAAATTTATCCAAAATCCCGAAAACTTGTTTTGTATCGTCAACTGATCACAACAACAAATCGAGCTTTTTATACATTAAGAAAGCTTCATCGTTTAGAAAATGAGCTGCATCAAACACCTATTGAATTTCAAGAAATTCTTATTGCGGAGCTCGATGTCCTATTAAACCATCATGAACAAGCATTATTAAAGTTTGCCAAAAAAATAAAAGCAGATAAAACGAGTGAAATACTCTTAAAAAATACATTCCATAAAGAAAATCTTGTCCAAACGTTTTTAAATTATGAAAAAAATTGCAAAGATACAAGTTGTTTTCATAACTTACTGCCTTTAGTTGCTTCCATTATCGATTATCACGATCATCTTGAGCATTTAAATACACTAATAAACAGCTACCAGCACTTTCATAAAAAAGAAAATGATTTGTCTATTACGGATGAAATCAAAACATGA